The Methanobrevibacter oralis genome segment AAAAGATATACAAAAGCTTTTTTTAACAAACTTTTAGAGTTAGATACAGATAAATTAAATACAGATTTAGAGCGTAAAATTGATGATAAAGGAAATTGGTTTTTAAGATTTTCAAAAAATGATGCGTTTAATGAAAAATGGACAATTATCGACTCTGGAGACTCAATTCATCTTAAAATTAAAATTGCAGCATATCCTGCACGTAAAGAAATTGCTATTGATAAAATTAGAGCAGTTTTTAATTAATACTCATTATTATCTAGAGGTTGTCAATTAGCTCTATTTTTATTAAGTTTTGTTAATACGTGACAGTCTTTCTTTTTTGTCTTTTATTAAGTATTCATCATCTGGATAAATTTTAAAAGCATCATCATAGGTTGATAACATTTCATCGTATCTGTTTAGATTTTCTAAGGCTGTGAGCTTGGAGTCTATTGCATATGAGTTTTCATTATCTATTTTTAATATTTCCTCAGTGCATGATAAAACTTCTTCAAAATTCTTTAGTTTGACTAATGTTTCACATTTTGCAGATAATGTAGTAATGTTGTTTGGGGATAATTTTAAAGATTTATCATATGCTTTTAAAGCTTCTTCAAATCTTTCATTTCTAAATAGGCTGCTTCCATAATTGTACCATAATTCTGGATAATCCTGAGTTAAATCTAATGCCTTTTCATTTAATTTGAGTGCCGATTTATAATCTCCGAGTCGGCTTAATGCATTGCTTTTGTTTGCTAAAGCGAAGTAATATTTGTTATTAATTTCTAAAGTCTTATCAAAACATTTAATGGCATTATTATAATCTTTTAATTTGTTATATATGATTCCTTTTAGGTTCCATAATGGAGGAGATTTAGGATTATATTTCAATGCTTCATTACACGCATCTAAAGCCTCATCATATTTTTCCAAAGACTTAAAAACCTCACCCTTAAACATTAATTTATTAGGACTTTTGGGTTTTAATTTTAAACTTTGATTTAAATAATAAAATGACTTATCATACATTCCAATATCATAAAAATAACGAGCAATATAAAATAACAAATAATCATCATTGCAATTTTTAGGATTAATTCTATTAAATAATTCCGAATCTTTTAATTCATTTAACTTATGTAATGTGCAACATTTAAAAAAATATGCCCACAAATCACAAGAATCATTATCTAAAACCTCATTAAAACAATTTAAAGCCTCATCATATTTATTTTGAAGATATAAAATATGCCCTTTCCTAAGCAACAATACAAAATAATCATAATCCTCATTCAAAAATAATTCCTCAACCCTAATTAACAAACTATCCAAATCATTAAAACCATCATAATATATGATGATTAAATTATTCAAAACTAAAGATGTATTATAATTTCTCTCTAATAAGATATTAGAAATTTTTAAAGCATCATCCCAGTATTCTTTCGATAAACTATCTACGGACTTGTTATATAATTTATGATTATAGAAAAAATAAAAAATTTTTTTAAGTAACATGTGAAACCCTTTATATTGCATAAATTGTGTATTTTTCACATTTAAATTTTTTTATAGATATACTTGCAATTCCTTTAGAATTGGTGATTGTTTTGTATTGTTTTCCTTTAATTTTAAAAATTATTTTCTTTTTAATTGATTTTTGTTTTTTCTTAGATAAATTTTTGGCATAAATTATATTTTTCACAATTATTTTATTATAAACTATGTTTCCTTTGTATTTTGTTTTAATAATATAGTTTCCGGGTTTTAAATTTATTTTAAGTTTGAAATACCCATTTTTTGTCAATTGTTACTTTTACTATTTCTCCACTTTTATCATCATCAGCACGATTTATACATGCTTTGTATGAATGACCATCTAGTAATACATGTTTATATTTTTATTTTCGGAAATTCTAGCTAAAACTTTAATATTATTTAATGTAAATGTAATGGCATTTTGGAATTCCCATCCAATTTTGGAGAGATTATCTGTAGTTTTATCAAGTAAATCACAAATACTATCTGCTAAATTATCATCTAATGAAACTTCGATTTCATCTTTGTTAATAATGTAATTTTCATCATAGAATATCACAATATACAAAGCAAATTGAATAGTATTCTCACCAAAACTACATTGGAGCCGTTTACCATCATTTTTTCTAACAGGATCAATATTCGAATAGTTAAATATATATTGCAATCCAAAATAAGACATGGAAAACAATTATTTTTTGGTTTTATGTATAAATATTTCTTTTCACAAACACACATCAAACACCACAATAAATCAAAGAAAAAGAAAATAACTAAAAATATGTTCAAGAGCTAACAAACTGATAGTCTTTATTGTCTAAACTATTTATTATATGATTGCCATATTATTTTTAGGTGAGTGTATGGATAATAAATATTTAGCAATTTTGGTTGTAATATTTATAATATGTATTGGAACTTTCATGTTTCAATTAAATAAAAATGTTGCAACTTTTATTGTTATTAATGAAACAGAAATTCCGGAAAATGGGAGAATTACTGGAATGTTAATGGATTCCTTTGGAAATGGTGTAGCTAATAAAACGATTACATTTAACAAACCAGATTATAAGTTAGGAACTCTTGTAAGTACAAATACTAATGAAAATGGAGAATTTGTAATTAGTAATGTTGAATATCTTCCAGATGCTGGTGAAGATAATTATTATGGTAATTTTTCCTTTGCAGGAGATAATAAGTACAATCCTTGTTTTTATGAGGGTAATATAACTGTAGTAGCTAGTTAATTTTGAATAAGTTATATATACTTTAAATTAGTAAATATGATATATAAGAATTGGAGATTGTTATATGAAAGGTGAAGTATTTTATGGTAAAGGTATTCGTGAATTAGAGGATGATTTTCCTGATTTGTATGATATGGTTAAAGATTTAAATGAAACCGTTTGGAATGGGAAAGTATTAGATAACAAAACCCAAAAATTAATAGCTATTGGGATTACAGCATCTCGTGCAGATACAAGAGCTACTAAAAAGCAAATTATAAGTGCAATTCAAGAATTAGATATTACTAAAGATGAAATTGTGGATGTTTTAAGAGTTGTTTTATTAACTTCTGGAATGCCTGCTTTTTCAAAAGCTTTACAAATTTTAAATAGTGTTATTGAAACAATGGATTAATTCTATTGTTCTTTTTATTTATCAAAATTTATTCTTTCAGGGGCACTATAAACAGTAAATCTATTTTCTCTTACAAATCCAATCATGGTAATGTTACCTTCACTAGCTATATCAATTCCTGAACTTGCAGGAGCTGCGTTGGAAATAATTATAGGTATTTTTACTCTTATTATTTTAGCTAACATATCTGAGGGCATTCTACCACTATAGGATATATAGGATTTTGAAAAGTTATAATTTTCTCTACAAGCAGCGCCAATGACTTTATCTACAGCAACGTGACGGCTTACATCTTCTCTTATTATGCAGTTATCTTCACATATTAATTGGGCTACATGAACTCCTCCTGTTTTACTCCAAATAATGGCATTTTCTTTTAAATGAATCATATCTTTTATTATTTTGCTTGCATCAATTTTTAAGTCAGATTCTACGACCTCAATTTTATTTAATTTTGATCTTAATCCTCCTGCACTATCTGATTCAATCCCTTGAAGTTCTTTTGTTTCATTTTTTTCATGACAGTACTTTGTGGTAATTTTAATATCTGTTTTGTTTATTTTTATTGTTTCAATATCTTGGTAGTTCTTAATTAAACCTTCTCCTAAACAATATCCTACTGCAAAGTCATCTAAATCTCTTGGGTATGTTGCAAATTTACGTGGGGGTAAATTATCAATAAAAAGGTAAGCATGTTTATCTTCAACACATTCTTCTTCAATTGTTTTATAGTTCCCATTATTCCATTGAATTGCGTTAATTTTTCTTACATATCCCATAAAACCACTCTTCATGATAATAGTGTTGATATAATTTGGATTAAATAAAATATTATAAAGCAAATCATTCCAACATTTATTAAACTTGTTTTAAAAGGTTTTTTTAAGTTTATTTTTGTTTTTGAACC includes the following:
- a CDS encoding RNA-binding protein, translated to MIHNIKFRAFVYEGEDIGEISQAILNILPEAEIEAEEAEGLMEDKIIILSGVISKKRYTKAFFNKLLELDTDKLNTDLERKIDDKGNWFLRFSKNDAFNEKWTIIDSGDSIHLKIKIAAYPARKEIAIDKIRAVFN
- a CDS encoding tetratricopeptide repeat protein gives rise to the protein MLLKKIFYFFYNHKLYNKSVDSLSKEYWDDALKISNILLERNYNTSLVLNNLIIIYYDGFNDLDSLLIRVEELFLNEDYDYFVLLLRKGHILYLQNKYDEALNCFNEVLDNDSCDLWAYFFKCCTLHKLNELKDSELFNRINPKNCNDDYLLFYIARYFYDIGMYDKSFYYLNQSLKLKPKSPNKLMFKGEVFKSLEKYDEALDACNEALKYNPKSPPLWNLKGIIYNKLKDYNNAIKCFDKTLEINNKYYFALANKSNALSRLGDYKSALKLNEKALDLTQDYPELWYNYGSSLFRNERFEEALKAYDKSLKLSPNNITTLSAKCETLVKLKNFEEVLSCTEEILKIDNENSYAIDSKLTALENLNRYDEMLSTYDDAFKIYPDDEYLIKDKKERLSRINKT
- a CDS encoding peptidase associated/transthyretin-like domain-containing protein — protein: MDNKYLAILVVIFIICIGTFMFQLNKNVATFIVINETEIPENGRITGMLMDSFGNGVANKTITFNKPDYKLGTLVSTNTNENGEFVISNVEYLPDAGEDNYYGNFSFAGDNKYNPCFYEGNITVVAS
- a CDS encoding carboxymuconolactone decarboxylase family protein, translated to MKGEVFYGKGIRELEDDFPDLYDMVKDLNETVWNGKVLDNKTQKLIAIGITASRADTRATKKQIISAIQELDITKDEIVDVLRVVLLTSGMPAFSKALQILNSVIETMD
- the fdhD gene encoding formate dehydrogenase accessory sulfurtransferase FdhD, which encodes MGYVRKINAIQWNNGNYKTIEEECVEDKHAYLFIDNLPPRKFATYPRDLDDFAVGYCLGEGLIKNYQDIETIKINKTDIKITTKYCHEKNETKELQGIESDSAGGLRSKLNKIEVVESDLKIDASKIIKDMIHLKENAIIWSKTGGVHVAQLICEDNCIIREDVSRHVAVDKVIGAACRENYNFSKSYISYSGRMPSDMLAKIIRVKIPIIISNAAPASSGIDIASEGNITMIGFVRENRFTVYSAPERINFDK